In the genome of Diaphorobacter sp. HDW4A, the window TCAAGCTCGTGGATCGCAACCCGGGCTGATGTGATCAGCAGGAGCCATCAAGCGTAGGTGGCCCAGTCTCGGTGTGTATCTGAATCGAGATGCGCGAGCGTGTTGAAGGTCTGCAGCATCAGGCGCTTGGGGCTGATGCTGAACTCGGTCACCGCGCTGTTGCGGATGCGCATGTTCAGCGCAATCATCATTTCGGCGGGCGTGGAAAGCACCTCGCTCATGGCGGTGGCGATAGGGCCACCGCTCGATACCAGCAGCACGTTGTGGCCCGCATGCTGATAGCGCACCTGTTCGAGCGCGCTGCGCACGCCGCCTGAAAATTCGTCCCAGCTCGGCATGCCGACCGGTGTGATGGTGCCGCTCATCCACTGCGCGAGCGCATCGCAGAGCAGCCGGAAATGCTGTTTGTAGAGCTCGGGCGTATGGACCTCGGGGCGCGGGCCGGGACGGACGGCGGCGATCAGCGCGTGGCTGTCGTATTCGTTGAGCGCGGGCGTGACCAACGGATCGCATTCCATTTGCAGGCCCTGACAAATGGCGTCCAGCGTCTGCGCATGGCGCTGCAGCGAGCCACGAATCACGGCGTCAAATTGCATGCCGCGTTCGCGCCAATATTCGCCAAGTCGCACGCACTGTTCGACGCCGCGCGCGCTCAGCTGATCGTAGTTGTCCGCGCCAAACGAAGCCTGTCCGTGACGCACAAGATAAAGCGTTCCCATGGCGCGGATTGTGTGCGCATGAAGCGATGGACGCTGTCGCTGGGGGGACTCGTTGGAGCCCCTTGTGCGTCACTTCGCACGGGCCATCTCTGCCGTTGGAAGCAGGCCTCTAGCCTGCAGTTGGCCGAACCATTTGCGGAACATGTCCTCGGTGTCGATGCAGCCGTTGAAGCCCGCCTGACGGACTTTCACCGAGCTCATGATCACCGGCGCGAGTGGTGCTTCCTTGCCGTGGTTCATCTGAAAGTCGGCGTACACCGCGCCCTGTCCGATGAAGCCCACGAGATCGCGCGGAGCCTTGAGACCATACTTGTCGACGATGGCCTCCCACGCCTTCTGTTCGCCGGGCACCGTAGCACCGAGCGATTGGGGTTCGGGTGTGCTCACTTGCATACCGAGCGCATCGGCAATGGCGGGCCAGACGTTCTGCCAGGTGAACACATCGCCGTTGTCGAGATTGAAGGTTTCATTGCGCGCATTTGGCGAGGTCGCGGCCCATGCGCAGGCCTCCGCGATGAGGTCCGCATCGATGGCCTGATTCACGCGTTCCGCTCCTCCGGGATAGGCGAGATCGAGGCCCCGTTCATGCCGCAGCCAGGCATACACGCCGATGGCGGGAATCGGGTTCATGTTGCTGCCCATCGCGTCGCCGAAGACGATGCGCGGGCGGAAGATGCTGAAGTGCCAGCGGCCCACGCGTGCTTGCCGCTCACGCAGAAAATCTTCCTGCAGCCAGTAGAAATTCTCGTGATCGTCGCGCGGCCAGCGCTCGCGTGCGGGCACGGCGATGCGCGGGTGGATGTGCACGCCATAGGCCTTGCCGCCCTGCATGATGCTCACATGCGTGAGCGCACTGCTCGCGCGGTCCAGTGGCTCGACCACGTTGCGCAGCATGTCGAGATTGGTGCGCATCTGGTCCTGATCGCGCCAGCCACCAACGAGACCGCCGGGCTGCTCGTAGACCGCCGCGTAGATCACATGCGTGATGTCGTCACGTTGCCCGAGCGCGGCCTCGCAGGCGGCGCGGTCTTGCAGGTCGAGCTGCAGCGACTGCGCGCCCGGCGGCAGATCCGCAAGCTTGCGGCGTGCCACGCCGATCACGTTCCAGTCGGGCAGCGCGGCGAAGTGGCGCAGACAGGCCTGCCCGACCACTCCGGTCGCGCCCACGACGAGCGCTGTCTTCTTGTCCTTCATTTGCGTGCCGTTCATGTGTGCGTCACTTCTTGACCATCGGACACTTGGATTGCGCGAGCGGCAGGAAGGCCTTGTCGCCGGGCACGGTCGCGATCAGCTTGAAGTAGTCCCATGGATACTTGGATTCCGCAGGCGACTTCACCTGGAAGAGGTACATGTCGTGCACCATACGGCCGTCTTCGCGGATGCGGCCGTTCTTGGCGAAGAAGTCGTTGATCGGCGTGGATTTCATCTGCGTCATCACCTTCGCGGTGTCGTCGGTCTTGGCCGCTTGCACCGCCTTGAGGTAGTGCATCGTCGACGAATACGCGCCGGCCTGACTCATGTTGGGCATCTTCTTCATCTTGGCGAAATAGCGCTTGGCGAAGGCGCGCGTCTCGTCGTTCATGTCCCAGTAGAAGCCTTCGGTCAGCATCAGTCCCGATGCGGTCTTGAGGCCGAGTGCATGCACGTCGGTGATGTACATGAGCAGGCCCGCGAGCGTCTGCTTGCTGTTTGCGCCGATCAGGCCGAATTCGCGCGCCGCCTTCACCGCATTGACCGTGTCCGCGCCCGCATTGGCGAGGCCGATGATCTGCGCCTTGCTCTGCTGCGCGGTCATCATGAACGAGGCGAAATCGCTCGCGCCGATGGGATGCTTGGCGGCGCCCAGCACCTTGCCACCGTTGGCGTTGACGACCTTGCTGGCCTCGTCCTGCAGGCTGTTGCCGAACGCGTAGTCAGCGGTCAGAAAGAACCAGTCCTTACCGCCGCGCTGGGTGATCGCGCTGGCCGTCACATTGGCGAGCGCGTAGGTGTCATACACATAGTGCACCGTGCTGGGCATGCACAGATCGTTGGTCAGGCGGTCAATGCCCGGGCCGTTGAAGACGATGACCTTGTTCTTCTGCTTGGCAACTTCGAGTACGGCGAGCGCGGGGGCCGACACCGCCACGTCCATCAGCGCATCGACCTTGCCGGTGTCAAACCATTCGCGTGCCTTGCTGGCCGCGATGTCGGCCTTGTTCTGATGATCGGCGGTGACCAGCTCAATCTTCTTGCCGAGCACCTTGCCGCCGAAGTCGTCGATGGCCATCTGAACGGCGGTGACCGTGCCGGGCCCGGTGATATCGGCGAACGGCCCGGCGAGATCCGAGATCACGCCGAGGCGGACCACGTCGTCGGAGATCTGCGCGTCCTGCGCATGCGAGAGCGTGGCGGCACCAAACAGCGCTGCGGCACATGCGAGCTGGCAGGCGCGGCGAATGGTGGAAGGGGCTTTGCGTTGGAAGGCGGGGTTGCGCATGGTCTTGTCTCCTGATGGGTATGAATGTTGGATGTCGAAAGCGTTGATTCAGATCGTCGCAATGGGCGTGACCGGCGAGCCGACGGCCCCCGGCAGGCGCAGCGGCGGTGCGGTCAGCAGGAGGCGCGTGCGGTCGAGTGCATGCAATTCGTCCGCCAGCTCCTTGAGATACCAGAGCTCGCCAAGCGGAATGCCGAGCTTGAACAGGCAGTGCTCATGCAGCGGCAGCAGCGCGTAGCGCGATTCGTCGGCCGGCGCGTTGCGCGGAGGATGGCGTTCGACCGCGTAGTTGTCGGCGACCAGCGCGGTCAGGCCGCTGTCGGTGATCCACTGCAGCAGGCGCGGGTCGCTGCCATCCAGCGCGGCACAGCTCGCGTGCAACTTGTGTGGATCGGGTTTGCGGTCCATCGACAGCACCAGTTCCGCAAAACCGGTGCGCAGCAGCACCATGTCGCCGGGCTCAACCATGGCACCCGTCACGCTCATCGCATGCATGAGCTGGTCGTATCCGATGTCCTGGAACGTCGTGCCGAACACGCGTGCGATGTCGATCAGCACCGCGCGGCCCTGCATGCCCTTGACCGCGAGGTTCTCGATGCCGAGGCGCTTGGCCACGCTCTCGTCGGCGGGGCGGCCCGCGCAGCACATGGCTTGATAGCGCGCGCTGGAAGAGGGTAGTCCATGATCGACAGGGCCGAGCACATGTTCGTGCCCGCGATATCCGTTGTAGTAGGTGACGTGCGCCTCGCCCGTGCCGTCGGCGTCGAACAGCGAGCCCACATGCGCGAAGGAATCCCACTGTGTCGAGTACTGCAGCGACAGCTGCACCTGGTCGTCGCTCACCACGTCGCTCGCGCCGGGGTAGACGTGACCGAGCGGGAAGTTCAAGTAGTCGATGTCGTCACGCTTCGTGGGCCGAAGACGCGGCGGATGGCGGCGCACGTTGAGCGCGTTGCCGCCCGGAAAATCAAGCGGTAGCGACAGGCAGAAACTCCGTCCTTCGCTCACCTCCGCCACGCCCTTGCGGACCTGCTCGGGGCCGATGAGGTTGGTGCGGCCGAGTTGGTCATCCGGCCCGAAATCGCCCCAGTTCGAGCCTTCGGGGCGCTGTTTCCATCGCATCGCTTCGTCTCCTTCGCCGTTGACATCGGCGTTGAAGTGCAATGGTGAAAGTGCGCGTCGCGTGCGTCAATCTTGATTTGAAAAGTTTTGACCAGCGAAACAGGCTGCCGGGAAAACCCTTGCGCTATGGCGATGGGTCAACCGGCATTCCGTTTTACAGCGTGGATTGGGCGATTCAAGTTTCGACTGGCAAAACAAAAATCGGGTCAGGCCAGCACCTTCGAAAAGACCGCCGCATCCACATTGCCGCCAGAGAGCACGGCGCCCACTGTCAGCCCCTTGAGCTGTTCGCGCTCCTGCATTGCGGCAGCAAAAGCGGCTGCCCCCGCGCCTTCGGCGACGTTGTGGGTGTCTTCGAAGATCGCCTTCATCGCAGTGGCGACTTCTTCGTCGCTGACCTGAACGACATGGTCGAGGTGCTGCATCAGCACCGACAGCGCGCTCGCATCGGCCACGCGCACGGCCAGACCGTCGGCGATCTGTGTGCTGACGGGCGCTTCGATCACGCGGCCTGCGGCGATGGAGTCGGCATACGTCGTGGCCAGCGTGCTCACGACGCCCACCAGCCGCACCGGATGACCGAGCGCGAGCTTGGCAGCGACGGCGGAACACGCACCTGAACCAAGGCCGATGGGCACGTAGGCGACGTCCATGTTCGGCACGGCGCGGAAGAGCTCCCACCACAGCGTGGAGACGCCGCGCAGCAGGTCGACATGAAAGCTCGGCACCATCAGCGCACCCGTTTGGCCGGACAGCGCAATCGCGTGTTCGCGCGCGGCCTGAAAATCGTCGCCGTGCTCGATCAGCTCGGCACCGAGCGCGCGCATCGCGGCATTCTTCTCCACCGAGTTGCCATGCGGCACGACGATGGTGCAGGCCACGCCTTTCTTGCGCGCTGCCCAGGCGATGCTCTGACCGTGGTTGCCGCGCGTCGCGCTGATCACCGACTTGGGCAACTGGCCGCTGTGAGCGAGTTGCTCGAAGAACGTAAGCCCGCCGCGAATCTTGAATGCGCCGACCGGGTTGTGGTTCTCGTGCTTGAGCCAGCAGTCGGTACCAAGGCGCTCGCTCAGCAGCGACCAGCGGTACTGTGGCGTGGCCTGGAATTCTTCATAAACCGTGCGCGCGGCGGACTCGATATCGGCAAGCGACGGGAGCGACATGGTGATGGGATGGGTCGTGTTCATGCGTTCAGGGTGACGAGTCCGCGCGGCGTGCTGAGCGTGGCGCGGAGGGTGTGGGGTGGATTGGGCGTGACGGCGATTTCTGTCTGGGCCAGATGCGCCGCAGCCAGCGCCTGTTCGAGCAGCGCCGCATCGGCATGCGCGAGCTGCAGCGACTGCAGTTGCACACCGCTTGCGGGTAGGGCATCTGAGGGATGCGTCGCGCCCCATTCGATGAGCGTGGGCAGGCAGCCGTCCAGCAGGCGCTGGCCGTCGTCACGCACGGTGATCTGCCATTCGAGCAGGCCGTTGGCTGTGGGGCGACTGGCCTTCAGGATGCTGCCGCGATCAATCTGCAACTGCTGCAGCCACGCGGCATGCGTGCTTGCGAGATCGGGCACTGCTGCTACCCAATGGATGAGGCGCGGACCGTCGTTCGCCACCTGCTTGCGCAGGGCGGGATCGTCCATGTCGAACCAGCGTTTCTGCCCCGCAGCGCGCGTGGGCACGGCTCCGGGGTTGAGCGTGATGATCTCGAGATAGGCGCGTGGAAATGCCGGGCTCGCGATGTGCATCAGCCGGTTGTGCGTGCCCATGAGCGGGTGTTCGCCACCGGCGCTCGGTGTCACGCCCAGCGTTGCTTCGCACCAGCGCTCACCTTGCGCCAGCGTGTCGGCAAGGATCACGAGATGGTCGAGGCGGGCGTTGGTGTCTTTCATCATCACAGCGTCACCTTTCCTTGGATGAGCGTGTGGCTCGCACCGCCGATCCAGACCTGGCCTTGTGCATCGCGCGAGACGTGCACGCGGCCATCGCGGTCGATGCAGGTGCCTTGGGCTGCGACGTAGGGCGCCTCGATGTGGCCGGCGTCGATCATCCATTGCGCGAAGCTCGCGTTGAAGCTGCCGGTGATCGGGTCTTCGACGGCGGTGGTGGTGGCGTTGAAGAACACGCGCACTTCGATGTCGCTCGCGTCGTCCGCGGCGCTGCGTTCAAACGCGCGCGCCTCGCGGCTCGAGCGGCCGATCAGCGCGTCGTTCTGTGGCGCGTACTTCGCCGCGAAGCCTACTTCGGCGCGGATCGCGTAGAGCGCGGAGGAGTCGGGTACAAGCTCCATCACGCGGTCTGGATCGCGCAGCAGCAGGGCCCAGAACAGCGGGCCGTTGTCCAGCAGCGCACAGTCGACGATTTCATCGCGTTGAAGGCCCATGGCGGCGAGCACGGCGGCCAGTTGCTCTTCGGTGAAGGGCTTGCGTGTAGATGACGGCGCGGCGAACGCAAGCGGCGCGGCGGCGTTGCTGTAGTCCACGCGGATTGGCACGAGGCCCTTGGCGCATTCCTGAATCACGATTCCCTCGCGCTGCGGTTTGCCGCCGCTTTGCAGCCACGCGTGGCAGGTGCCGAGCGTGGGGTGACCGGCAAACGGCAGCTCGTTGCTGGGTGTGAAGATGCGCAGGCGGTAGTCGGCACCGGGCTGGGTGGTGGGCAGCAGAAAGGTGGTTTCCGACAGATTGGTCCACCGCGCGAACGCCTGCATCTGCGCGTCGCTCAAGCCCTCGCCATCAACGACGACGGCCAGCGGATTGCCCTTGAAGGCGGAAGACGAAAACACATCGACCTGCATGAAACGACGTTCGCGCATAAGTGAGACCTCAACGGTGAAAGAAAAAAGAAAGTGGGCTGGTCTGGAAGCGATCCGCTAACTGACCTGCATGTCGAGCACGCCACGCGCGCCCGTGCGCTCCACGAGCGACTGGAACCAGCGCTCGGTGTGTGGCATGGATGGGCGCTGCAGCGGCAGTGCGAACCAGCGATGGATTTCACAGCCGATGGGGATGTCGGCCATGCTGAATTGTTCGCCCGTCATGTAGGCGTTCTTGGCGAGATGCGCTTCGAGCATCGCGAGCAGCGGCACAGTGGCGTTCACCGACTGCACGATGCGCGCATCGTCGCGCTGTTCGGCGGGCGTGCGCAGGAGTTGAATGAAGGCGTCGCGACCGGCGGGATTGAAGGTGGTCTGTTGCCAGTCCATCCACTGCTCGGCGACGAAGCGCGCCTTGATGTCGTCGGGGTAGAGGCCGCCGTGCGCGTAGCGGGCGCAGAGGTAGCGCACGATGACGTTGGACTCCCAGAGGCGGTAGCCGTCCTCGTCTTCGATGAGCGGGACGAGGCCGTTGGGGTTGTGACCGAGGTATTCGGCCTCGCGGACCAGACCGAACTGGCCGCCGGCGTCGGTGCGTTGCACGGCGAGGTCCAGTTCCTGGGCCGTCCAGATCACCTTCCGCACGTTGATCGAAGATGTTCTACCCCACAGTCTCAACATGTCTTTTGCCTCTTGTTTGTGTGCTGGTTCGCTGGTCGTTTGGAGGCGCCAATACAGCCCCTCATGCGTTGTTGCGAAGCCTTGCCGTATGAACATACTGTCTGCGGCTTCGACGCCTAGCCTGAGGGGCTGTCTTGGCGTTGGGGTGGTGGTTCGGTCGCCCGATGCGCTGCTCGGGGGCGCTGCCGAGGAGACCGAATACCGTCGTGGTCATGCCTTTGCGTTCAGCTCTTCCTTGATCGTTTCGGCCAGCGCAGCAACGGCGGTGTTGATCTGGTCGGCGGTGGCGGTGACGAACGACAGGCGCATGGTGCGCACATCGGCGTTGTCGGCATAGAAGGCGGCGCCGGGGACGAAAGCGACGTTGCGCTCTACGGCCTTGGGCAGGAGCTTGGCGGTGTCGATGCCTTCGGGCAGGCGCAGCCACAGGAACATGCCGCCCTTGGGACGGTTCCACTTCACATCGAGGCCGGCCATCTCGCGCTCGAGGGCGGCGACCATGGCTTCGCATTGGCCCTTGTAGAGCTTGCGGATCTCGGGCACGTGGCGGTCGAGGAAGCCGTCTTTCATCACTTCGGCAACGAGGCGCTGGTTGAAGCTCGGCGTGTGCAGATCGGCGGCCTGCTTGGCTTGCAGCAGCTTGGGGTAGATGTTCTTGGGCGCGACAACGAAGCCCAGACGCAGGCCGGGGGCCAGCACCTTGGAGAACGAGCCCATGTAGATGCTGCCTTCGGGATTGCGCGCGGTGAGCGGCTTGGGCGGCTGCTCGTCGAACCAGAGATCGCCGTAGGGGTTGTCTTCAACCAGCGGAATGCCGAGTTCCTGTGCCTTGGCGACCAGCGCCGCGCGGCGTGCTTCGGTCATGGTGCGGCCCGTGGGGTTCTGGAAGTTAGGCAGCAGGTACATGAAGCGCGCCTTGTCGGCACCCGTTCCGGCCTTGGCGGCGAAGTCTTCGACGATGGGGCCTTCCTCATCGCTCGCGACCGAGACCACGTTGGGCTCCATCGGCGAGAACGCCTGCAGCGCGCCAAGGTAGGTGGGCGTTTCCACGAGGATACGGCTGCCCGCATCGATCAGCACTTTGCCGATCAGGTCCAGCGCCTGCTGAGAGCCGGTGGTGATCAGCACCTCGTCGGGGCTGATGTCCCATGGCAGGAAGTCGGCAATCGCTTCGCGCAGGGGGATATAGCCTTCGCTTGCGGCATATTGCAGGGCCGACGCGCCATCGTTGTTCAGAATGCTGGCCGCAGCTTCGGCAAACGAGCTGATCGGGAATGTCTTGGGCGAGGGCAGGCCGCCCGCCAGGCTGATGATGCCGGGCTTCTCGGTCACTTTGAGGATTTCCCGGATCACCGAGGGATTCATCTTTTCGGCGCGTGCGGCCAGAGTCCATTGAGTCATGATGCTTGCTTCTTGCGTATGCAGCCCGGCTTGCGGCGCGCGGCTGCGGGGGGAAACGTGGTGGGTTGAAGGCGGTGCCCGTGTAAGGGCATGCCCGATATTTTCGCTTCGGATCCGGTGTCGGGTGGCGAATGCAGGTTTTTGGGGTTCATGTGCCGAGCATCCAGTAGGCCGTGAGCACCAGTATCAGTGCCATGAAGCGGTTGAACCACAGCAGCCGTTGCCCGATAGCCAACCAGTTGCGCAGCAGTGCGCCGATGGAGGCGTAGAGCAGATTGCTCGAGAAAGCGAAGCCTGCCATCACCGGCAGCACGATGGCCAGTCGCTGCACGCCGTCGTCGCGGCCAATGATCCAGCTGCCGACGATGGTCAGCGCGAGCATCCAAGCCTTGATATTCACGAACTGCAGTGCCGCACCCTGCCAGAAACCAATATCCATGCGCGAGGCATCGGCTTCGGAGAGCTTTCCGCTGCCGCTGAGTTTGAAAGCCAGCCACAGGAGATAGGCGATGCCGACGATCTTCACGCCCCAGCGCAGTGCGGGCACCGCCAGCAGCACGGCACCGAGGCCGGCCGCGCAGAGCACCAGCAGCGCGCACCAGCCTACCGGCACCGCGCATACGAAGCGCAGCGCTGGACGAATGCCGCGATTGGCCGCCATTGCGGCCGAGAGCGTGGTGTTCGGGCCGGGCGTGAAGCTCATGGCCGAGGCGAGAACCAGCAGTGCGGTGAATTCGGCGAAGGGCATTGCAATTCGGGTGGATAGGGTGGCGTAGGATTCACTGTAGGATAAAAAACCATTACAGTTCCAATACAGTTTTCTCTACAAATGTAAGATCTGTACCGGTGGTCTTGCCAATACAGATTGGATACTCGTCACAGACTCATCGGACGCGCCCAGACGCTGTGGACCGTCCACACCGCATTACACCGCCATGGCCCTTACCCGCACACCCGATCAGACCCTTACCGATCAATTGGCGGAGCGCTTTGCCGAGCGCATCCGCACCCGGCTGTTGCCTGCGGGCGCCAAGCTGCCCTCGGTGCGCGCGTGCGCTCATCAGCAGGGGGTAAGCGCCTATACGGTGGTGGCCGCGTACGACAAGCTGCTCGCGCAGGGGCTGATTGATGCCCGCAGCCAGCGCGGGTTCTTTGTGCGGGACGTATTGCAGAAGACCTCGGCAGCATCGTCCGACTCGCAGACCGCGGTGGACGAGGGGTTAGTGGCGGCGGTGAATCCGGTCACGCCCCTCGGTGTGCGGCCTCCGCGTTCTTCAGGCTCGCTGATCAATGCCACCTCGCTGATGCGCGGCATGTTCTATCAGGCGTCGAACAAGCCGCAGCCTGGCTCGGGCGTGCTGCCGGTTCAGTGGTTGGAAGAGGCACGTTTCATGCCTGCGGCCGTGCGCAAGATCACCACCGTCAAGACGCTGCGTGCGGGCTCGCTCAGCTACGGTGAGCCGCTCGGTGATTCGGGGCTGCGCTCAGTGCTGGCGCAGCGGCTGGCGGACATCAACATCTCGGCGACGCCCAACCAGATCATGACGACCGTGGGCGCGACCCATGCGCTCGACATCGTGAGCCGCACGGTGCTCAAGGCGGGCGATCCGGTCATGGTGGAGGAGCCTGGTTGGTCGCTCGAATATGCGCGGCTCGACGCACTCGGCATGCGTGTGCTGCCGGTGCCGCGGGGGCCGGACGGGCCCGATCTCGAGGTGATGGCGCATTACTGCGAGACCTACGCGCCCAAGCTCTATGTGAGCGTGAGCGTGCTGCACAACCCCACTGGCTACAGCCTCTCGCCGGGCAGCGCGCATCAGATACTGCAATTGGCCGAGCGCTTCAATTTCTACATCGTCGAGGACGACACCTATGGCCACATCGCGCCTGCGCATGCCACGCGTCTCTCTAGCCTCGACGGACTGCAGCGCACCATCTACGTGAACGGCTTTGCCAAGATCCTCGCACCCAACTGGCGCATCGGCTATATCGCCACGCCGCCCGAGCTGGTCGACCGGCTGCTCGATACCAAGCTGTTGTCCACCCTGACCACGCCCAGCATTTTGGAGAAGGCATTGGCGCTGTGCATCGAGCAGGGCCAGTTGCGCCGCCATTCAGAACGCATGCGGCTGCGCATCGCCACGGCGCGCACGCGCAGCGTGCAGCTGGCGCTGGAGGCGG includes:
- a CDS encoding threonine dehydratase, whose product is MNTTHPITMSLPSLADIESAARTVYEEFQATPQYRWSLLSERLGTDCWLKHENHNPVGAFKIRGGLTFFEQLAHSGQLPKSVISATRGNHGQSIAWAARKKGVACTIVVPHGNSVEKNAAMRALGAELIEHGDDFQAAREHAIALSGQTGALMVPSFHVDLLRGVSTLWWELFRAVPNMDVAYVPIGLGSGACSAVAAKLALGHPVRLVGVVSTLATTYADSIAAGRVIEAPVSTQIADGLAVRVADASALSVLMQHLDHVVQVSDEEVATAMKAIFEDTHNVAEGAGAAAFAAAMQEREQLKGLTVGAVLSGGNVDAAVFSKVLA
- a CDS encoding VOC family protein; protein product: MMKDTNARLDHLVILADTLAQGERWCEATLGVTPSAGGEHPLMGTHNRLMHIASPAFPRAYLEIITLNPGAVPTRAAGQKRWFDMDDPALRKQVANDGPRLIHWVAAVPDLASTHAAWLQQLQIDRGSILKASRPTANGLLEWQITVRDDGQRLLDGCLPTLIEWGATHPSDALPASGVQLQSLQLAHADAALLEQALAAAHLAQTEIAVTPNPPHTLRATLSTPRGLVTLNA
- a CDS encoding cyclase family protein; this translates as MRWKQRPEGSNWGDFGPDDQLGRTNLIGPEQVRKGVAEVSEGRSFCLSLPLDFPGGNALNVRRHPPRLRPTKRDDIDYLNFPLGHVYPGASDVVSDDQVQLSLQYSTQWDSFAHVGSLFDADGTGEAHVTYYNGYRGHEHVLGPVDHGLPSSSARYQAMCCAGRPADESVAKRLGIENLAVKGMQGRAVLIDIARVFGTTFQDIGYDQLMHAMSVTGAMVEPGDMVLLRTGFAELVLSMDRKPDPHKLHASCAALDGSDPRLLQWITDSGLTALVADNYAVERHPPRNAPADESRYALLPLHEHCLFKLGIPLGELWYLKELADELHALDRTRLLLTAPPLRLPGAVGSPVTPIATI
- a CDS encoding LysE family translocator; translated protein: MPFAEFTALLVLASAMSFTPGPNTTLSAAMAANRGIRPALRFVCAVPVGWCALLVLCAAGLGAVLLAVPALRWGVKIVGIAYLLWLAFKLSGSGKLSEADASRMDIGFWQGAALQFVNIKAWMLALTIVGSWIIGRDDGVQRLAIVLPVMAGFAFSSNLLYASIGALLRNWLAIGQRLLWFNRFMALILVLTAYWMLGT
- a CDS encoding ABC transporter substrate-binding protein, which produces MRNPAFQRKAPSTIRRACQLACAAALFGAATLSHAQDAQISDDVVRLGVISDLAGPFADITGPGTVTAVQMAIDDFGGKVLGKKIELVTADHQNKADIAASKAREWFDTGKVDALMDVAVSAPALAVLEVAKQKNKVIVFNGPGIDRLTNDLCMPSTVHYVYDTYALANVTASAITQRGGKDWFFLTADYAFGNSLQDEASKVVNANGGKVLGAAKHPIGASDFASFMMTAQQSKAQIIGLANAGADTVNAVKAAREFGLIGANSKQTLAGLLMYITDVHALGLKTASGLMLTEGFYWDMNDETRAFAKRYFAKMKKMPNMSQAGAYSSTMHYLKAVQAAKTDDTAKVMTQMKSTPINDFFAKNGRIREDGRMVHDMYLFQVKSPAESKYPWDYFKLIATVPGDKAFLPLAQSKCPMVKK
- a CDS encoding glutathione S-transferase; this translates as MLRLWGRTSSINVRKVIWTAQELDLAVQRTDAGGQFGLVREAEYLGHNPNGLVPLIEDEDGYRLWESNVIVRYLCARYAHGGLYPDDIKARFVAEQWMDWQQTTFNPAGRDAFIQLLRTPAEQRDDARIVQSVNATVPLLAMLEAHLAKNAYMTGEQFSMADIPIGCEIHRWFALPLQRPSMPHTERWFQSLVERTGARGVLDMQVS
- a CDS encoding SDR family oxidoreductase; protein product: MNGTQMKDKKTALVVGATGVVGQACLRHFAALPDWNVIGVARRKLADLPPGAQSLQLDLQDRAACEAALGQRDDITHVIYAAVYEQPGGLVGGWRDQDQMRTNLDMLRNVVEPLDRASSALTHVSIMQGGKAYGVHIHPRIAVPARERWPRDDHENFYWLQEDFLRERQARVGRWHFSIFRPRIVFGDAMGSNMNPIPAIGVYAWLRHERGLDLAYPGGAERVNQAIDADLIAEACAWAATSPNARNETFNLDNGDVFTWQNVWPAIADALGMQVSTPEPQSLGATVPGEQKAWEAIVDKYGLKAPRDLVGFIGQGAVYADFQMNHGKEAPLAPVIMSSVKVRQAGFNGCIDTEDMFRKWFGQLQARGLLPTAEMARAK
- a CDS encoding PhzF family phenazine biosynthesis protein, which codes for MRERRFMQVDVFSSSAFKGNPLAVVVDGEGLSDAQMQAFARWTNLSETTFLLPTTQPGADYRLRIFTPSNELPFAGHPTLGTCHAWLQSGGKPQREGIVIQECAKGLVPIRVDYSNAAAPLAFAAPSSTRKPFTEEQLAAVLAAMGLQRDEIVDCALLDNGPLFWALLLRDPDRVMELVPDSSALYAIRAEVGFAAKYAPQNDALIGRSSREARAFERSAADDASDIEVRVFFNATTTAVEDPITGSFNASFAQWMIDAGHIEAPYVAAQGTCIDRDGRVHVSRDAQGQVWIGGASHTLIQGKVTL
- a CDS encoding histidine phosphatase family protein, which encodes MGTLYLVRHGQASFGADNYDQLSARGVEQCVRLGEYWRERGMQFDAVIRGSLQRHAQTLDAICQGLQMECDPLVTPALNEYDSHALIAAVRPGPRPEVHTPELYKQHFRLLCDALAQWMSGTITPVGMPSWDEFSGGVRSALEQVRYQHAGHNVLLVSSGGPIATAMSEVLSTPAEMMIALNMRIRNSAVTEFSISPKRLMLQTFNTLAHLDSDTHRDWATYA
- a CDS encoding PLP-dependent aminotransferase family protein → MTQWTLAARAEKMNPSVIREILKVTEKPGIISLAGGLPSPKTFPISSFAEAAASILNNDGASALQYAASEGYIPLREAIADFLPWDISPDEVLITTGSQQALDLIGKVLIDAGSRILVETPTYLGALQAFSPMEPNVVSVASDEEGPIVEDFAAKAGTGADKARFMYLLPNFQNPTGRTMTEARRAALVAKAQELGIPLVEDNPYGDLWFDEQPPKPLTARNPEGSIYMGSFSKVLAPGLRLGFVVAPKNIYPKLLQAKQAADLHTPSFNQRLVAEVMKDGFLDRHVPEIRKLYKGQCEAMVAALEREMAGLDVKWNRPKGGMFLWLRLPEGIDTAKLLPKAVERNVAFVPGAAFYADNADVRTMRLSFVTATADQINTAVAALAETIKEELNAKA
- a CDS encoding PLP-dependent aminotransferase family protein, which encodes MALTRTPDQTLTDQLAERFAERIRTRLLPAGAKLPSVRACAHQQGVSAYTVVAAYDKLLAQGLIDARSQRGFFVRDVLQKTSAASSDSQTAVDEGLVAAVNPVTPLGVRPPRSSGSLINATSLMRGMFYQASNKPQPGSGVLPVQWLEEARFMPAAVRKITTVKTLRAGSLSYGEPLGDSGLRSVLAQRLADINISATPNQIMTTVGATHALDIVSRTVLKAGDPVMVEEPGWSLEYARLDALGMRVLPVPRGPDGPDLEVMAHYCETYAPKLYVSVSVLHNPTGYSLSPGSAHQILQLAERFNFYIVEDDTYGHIAPAHATRLSSLDGLQRTIYVNGFAKILAPNWRIGYIATPPELVDRLLDTKLLSTLTTPSILEKALALCIEQGQLRRHSERMRLRIATARTRSVQLALEAGCTFVAEPSGMFGWVETGVDTDMLAQRMLDEGYLIAPGALFHATRRPCTLMRINFANTLDPQFWKVWKRVVSESQQRS